In the Phaeodactylum tricornutum CCAP 1055/1 chromosome 13, whole genome shotgun sequence genome, gtgacaatatgttggttgtatacaatactacggcaccagagTCAGTGttaaagaagaaaagtaacgcgatagcgtatcatttcgtacgagagtatgttgccatgaaagtgatcaagattgcatatgaaccatcagagtcaaatttagcggatatactgacaaaggttcaaacaggtccagtgagacaggctatcatacaaagtattttatggtgattcaagttagtagaagaagggtttgccaactttcccattctcaacaggttcagtgttgggacaaattgcatttgcattatatttgtcattgcatgcagtgtcgaagttttatttttttatttggttccctatttttcccattgtgggtaacacatttcgccaagttttatgttcatggtctcaatgtgaggggactagaaaaaccctacgacaagcatatcggggttcttTATCCCTatatcttgggtttatgcttataagtctttgttttacgtcgTTTAttgtatctacaatcctttggtcccacagacacgttttagcctgttattgttgcagttttctagtggggctgtgatttgttgtgtatgggacggaagcgacaTGGCTTTTAGCAGTgggcgattgaacttctggtgagacgttgtccttaccaggagttggatcaacacaccctccCTGCAAATGAGAATTGCTTTGTCATTGGTTGGTGACTGTTCGAGaaggtagtgcgagcgcattttgcgatgatgtgcgggagaatgatgcttggagaaatagtcggctAAATTCGTgaggccgggtcgccagtaaataataaactgtttttgctcgacgcagtctttaacccagtagaaacgcatgtcaatggctttagatCGGCGTTGCTTGATACTTTTGTTGGCAATACCGGAGGCACAGGCATGGTCGGTCTGAATAGGTGTAGGCGGCTGAATGtggccaagttcgtcgagagtgacccggaaagcggtagTGTCTTTGGCATTGTAGAAGAGGGCACCAAGTTCAGCTTTGGTGGCAGACAAGagaacaacggacatgatggagctatgcATGTGAATAGCACCATTGTTTGGAGGTTCCCGATTGTTgggagcgggagcagcattggaATTTCGGGGCcgactgctgaggaaaaagtGACCGGCTGCAAGGGAACaggctttcgactcggaaaggtaggaagcGTCGCTgtgaatgtgtaaacacatgtcgctagcctGAAAACGTACCGTAgcgtgtgggtgagtggcacagtagtcaagtaaatgttcTGCAGCTTGAAGCGTGGCTTGGGTTGCAGTGGACTgtgccgagagccacgagaatggtagagtcgacagccctagcgtaataaagtagggttccgatgattcTTGCAGGTAGGTCTTGTCGGATGTGGTGAGAGGctcagtggtatcagggaCAGGTGTGAGTTGGGTGGCAATGCCATAAGTTGGTGGGGTCCAAGGGTGAGGCGCATGTTGAGGCGTAAGAGGGGGCAATCATTGGAAacgggttagggcttggtcaATGTATTTGGGCAAGGACGTGTCGAGGGTGCGATTGTCATAATCCCAAGCGAGTGTAAGACCAAGATAATAAGTGCTGTCCCAGTCAAGTGTGACGGTGTAGAGTGCTTGTAGAGTGTCAATAAGCTGTTGCGCATGTTTGGTTCCAGTGTACTTAACGCCAAAGTTGTccacaactagggtaaactgAATAGGGCGCGTGACGTGTCAAAATAGGCCGGCGGTATGCTTGGTCTTAATGTAGCCGTGACTagcaaggtgttcaacaagaTGGTCATGTGCAAGAATGCCGGCTTGGGGGAGGCTATACATACCTTTGCAAATTTCGATGGTAACTgagttgttgtgaatgagtgGAGCTAACTGGTAATGAGCCAAATGGTCGGGGGAATATCAGGgaccgggatgcgcatgtattcATACCAACCAAGACATGGGGGTGCCAAGGTAGAAGTCTTTGATATCCATGCACATGAACTTGGATGCTGGTGTGGAGAGGACGCTGTTGAAGAGGATTGTGGCCGTGGTGATGTTGGCAGTAGGGGTGCTAACCTTGCCGGGGTACTGAACTAAGTTACCACCAACGGTAAAAcggatgcgcttgggttCAGCTTTCTGCGGGCAAATACTGGCAACAATGTGTAGgtaggttgccttgcgaccAGGAGGAATGGCATTGTGTGCAATGAAGTGCATTGTTTGACTACCATGTGTGCTATGGGGCGGGTTCCCGTTGGTGAGACggccaatttcgttggcggcggcttgaATCCAATCAGGAGCGTCAGGGCCGGTGCGCAGGTGGCGGTATTCCAAGGAGGCACCGGTGGCCGAGTTGACAACAGCGTTGGCAATGGCCGGTACAAGAAAGGGTCGGGTGCGTGTGTTGTGTGGGTGGTCCGGAactagggttggggttgATGGCTGTTTGCGTGCTTTGCGGCGTCGGCGGCCGGGATTACCTGTGCGAGAGCGATAGATGGCCATGGTGGGCACCCTCGAAAGTGCGGTGGTAGGgatgggcaccctcggaagtgcaAGGGCATGTTTGGCCGTGACAAGAGGACCGGTAGAGGTGGCAGTGGGCATGGGTGTGCGGCTGGGGAACCAAGAAAGGGTGTCGGCAACACGTTCGGCAGGTGTTTCGGTGACCCAGACGCAGTGGCAACGGTAGTGGTTCAGGGCTGGGCCGAGATACCAACCTTTGACAGCGTGGGGGGCCCAAGTTTCGCGAGCAGCAGGCTTGATGTGAACAAGGACGCGAGTGCCGGGAGGAGCTTGGGGGGTGCGGTTAAAGTCAAAGGCGCCGTGGAGCTGGGCATGAGCAGACAGTTTgggattgatgcgggagCGGCGAAGAAGATTTAGGGTAATGAGGGCCTGGgggaggaggcggtcccaAAGATGAGTGGAAAATCCGGGTTCGTGGTATAGAGGCCAGCAATAAAGTGGTTCTTGAAGGTGCATATGGCCCGTTCAGCTGCATTACAACGGTGCAGATCGGGGTGCCAGCTGAAAGTCGACGTGCTCCAAGGTCATAAAGGATTGGAGGGCGGCAGAGGCTTTGTTGTCGAGGCATTGGAGTTGGGATCGTAGGCCTTGTTGGGTGAAGAGGGCATGGGCGCGCTTATAGGCAGCAAGAATAGCGGGTCCGGACTTGCTCTTCATGAGTTTGACGTGGATGGCATTGCTGTCGTAATTGTAAAGAACAAGCATGTTGTTGTGGCCAAGATTGAGGTGCCAGAGGCCAGTGTGGGGGGAGCGGGCACCAGAGAGCAGCAGGGTATCATGGCAATGAATGTCAAGGCGAGTGGCCGAGAAGGTTtgttacgatatacaccaatgtacaccgtatggacagaagcgctgttaggaacagagcctggtaaacaagagagggcgttattacgaacgaccggcgatacacctaagagacttagggactgtaaaactctactcgttggcgacgctcccctcgggttaggcagcggatacgaggacctatgcgtaaactagcaatgcggatcaaagaacttataaaacaatgattgaagaattagtgctataaactaattcttgttgctcctccgatttgccaagatacaacaaaacctgaggaacaaactcaaacgtacacaaatatctttcttccgtcatagtatccttataccgtgacgcgcgctcacatatacttatagtggaaccggaaatacctttcataacatgcatgccgcgggaaatggagcgcatccatttacatccgttagtcaggcaataagtattgtcagtcccactccgttgccactgtcagaacacgacataTTCAGTCatgttctctccaacgcacgatacatcattgtatctgggaatttcatgcaataagaccgagttaacttccatacgactcacttctcccttatgaacactccaaccgccgttcaccgtgttgacgtcttgaggacggacatcactaggagacatgtcgcatggtactatatCGTGACAAGGTTGCCGTGCAGCCGTCATCGCACAGTTGTCCGATGGAGAGGAGCGGATGGGAAGCGAGCCCAGGAAAAATGTGGGCTTGGCAGGCTGCGGGGGAGAAACCAGGAAGGGCCAGGGTGGCAATGTGGCTCGAGCGAAGGACGGCGCCGTTCGGGACACGGACGGCTAGGCTGGGGTTGGCTGGGTGCTTATTGGTGTGGGGGCAGTTGTCCGTGATGTAGTGGCCGGTGCAGCCGGTGTCAGCAATGGCTGAGGTATGTGTACTATTcggggaggggactacagaCAAGTTAAGACTTGTAATATGATTTAAATAATCATTATAAATTGTTggcgtagccgtccctctttcctatttggGGGGTTTGGGGGCGGTCCAAATCTTGGTGGAGCCACCAATGGGATTGGAggccgtcgcgtcgtcgcgatggcCGGGGACGTTGTCCTTGCAGGTGGCACTTGTATGGCGCCGGTTCTTGCTGGTCccatgggtccagcaataagTCATATCCGgagaggaaacagaagaaTGGGACACAGAGAGCGCTGAGAATGGAAGGCTTAGGGTGTCGGAGACCGTGGCAGGAGCCAGAGAGGGggcagcagcaagaacaTTGGCGTAGCCCAAGGACCCGGTGGTGGCAGTGAGGCACCAATCATCATTGGCAAGGGTAAAATTCTCCTGGAAGCGAGCAAGGTTGTGCTTGCAGGCAATTTGCGCATTCTTTACAGTCGAGGGGGAGCAGGCCGGAGTGCGCAATGACTTTGTAGCCAGCGCGAACAGTGGCAGCCTCGGAGATGGGGTCGTTACTGTCTATTGAGAAGGCAATGGCCTCATTGAGTTGAAGAAAAACGGACTAAATTGGCTCGGTGGTGTTCCATGGGGTGTACATCAATTGAAAATTTTTCTGGAGTTCGGCATGATGTCGGCGTAGGCAAGGGCGGTAAGGGTTAAGGCCATGTGACCGTGGGCGCCGCCACCGTTGCGCGTGgggatggcggcggcgttggtcATGAGCTGGCGTTGGGCATGCTTGAGGGTTGCATAGGTCGGGGAACGGTGAGGGTGGCAATCGGATCAAGGACTTTGTGAAGAAAGTCGCTCAGTTTGAAATGAGCGGAGGTCCACATCGGGACCAAAGAAATGGCGGACGGGCGGTAGGGCAGGGTTGAGAGCGTAAAGACGgtggggttgcttcgtagttctattaAAGAACACAAACTAcaaagattatgagtctacattgtactcttggatatttgtagggactgtggggctgtgatttgttgtgtgtgggacagaagcgacttggcttttagcagtaggcgattgaacttctggtgagacgttgtccttaccaggagttggatcaacagcTTAACTGCTGCATGTGGCATTTTTGCTAACTAGATTTTTTTTCTTATGAGCAAAATTTCAATTCAAAGACCTCTCATGTATAAAAGCATATACCTGAGAAATTGAGACAATAACTCAAGAGCATCAAATCAGGCTGGGCTatttgttcactgtcagattcacagtcaagtaaAGCAAAACAGTTGCAGGGGATTTGCAATATTGCTCTGACCTCAAATTAAATTGCTACCAAACCAGGAAGGTTGAACTGGTAAATGCTTGGATGACACCCGCAAATTTGGTCAActgcctgactgtgagggaCTTGTGATGCTATAATAAAGTCCTTTCACTGGCAGTCTTCTGTCATAGGAAGTGCTTTCTTGGATATTAGCCCATTTACGAATCTTCAAAAATGTGCAAAATACTTGTATACGTGATATTGCAGTCAGCAGACAAATGCTTTGTAAGTATTTAGAGTTACTTAGGTTACcacccatttagtggatttgacATGGTCTGAGCACCCACTTAGCAAATTTCCTCTTGTCTCTTGCTACTTCTACCAGCTGTAAGTATGTCACTACTACTGCAAGTAACTCATAATATCACAACAAACAATATTGCATCCAGTATATTTGTTGGGCCATGGGTGCTACTGTGAACTGTCACagtatagtaccatgcaacatgtcttCCAAGGATGCCTGTCTGTTAGGCGTCAACACAATggatggcagttggagtgttgaaaaggatgaagGAAGTTGCATGGAAGTTGATTCAGacttattgtatggaatACCTAGGTACCATAATGTACTGGGTGTTTAACGGGGCGTGCTAGGTGTCTATACTACCGgcccttgtcctcagctgaggcagGCCAtagaaacaaatgggccaaatcatgtagacacggtacaaaactgTACAGGTAAACAggatttagctatgatggttaagaaacacatttttaccataaagactaggagttacttgtatccaattagtactacaaagtctttaactaccatgcaaggtagtcaggtgttgggcaaagcatagctgccTTCCTGTTGTGTAGCATATCCttggttctttgctttcaattgtctcaaCATCTTTGTGtacagagcaaacatatgtggtcttcttggaacacaccaaacaccttccctgctgtctttagtttttaatagtaccatctttgttctttctttttcttttggtgggTGTTAGATGTGCGTAGAGACCACATTGAGGCCCTCCAGTTCTTGAGATTGTTGAgctatccttgtccaactcatcCCTCCCAActttgcgacttccaacactaTTGTACTGGTTGTCCACCAGCTCCTCGGCTAAGGCACTGTagaaatccttctgcttttcttcctgtCCAGCGGACTttcctattcctgtacattgGCTGTAGGCTAACCATGTGTCCACAacaatgataccaaaatTTGATAAGTTGACTTGTGTCAACCAATCCCATGTGCCAAGTTTTCTCtcaagcatcagtgtatccTGCCAACTCCGGTTATGTCTGTCAATTATTGCACAGCAAGAATAATACACTTCTGCTGCAACTGGTTGCACAATATTGATTTCCACCCTCTCTGGGTCTGCATCAGGTGATGTATCCACCTGTCTCCACCAGTAGCAAACTGGACTCCAGCCTCTATTCtgattggatgctgttgataAAAAATATTAATGGTCTTGGTCAACCCATACAAATGCCATCAGCTCACAACTTCCATCcgagattccgtttgtcaccaatcctttccattctccTCTGCTTGTCATTTCCAACTGTGAGAGGTAGGCCATTGGATATCTTCTTGTTGCCGACTTCACAACCCCAATGAATCTCAAGCCAATCCTCTTAAGCTCAACAGCTGTCACAACGAAGGCAAAATAAGAATCAGCACACACAATCCGATcaaggacaaacaagttCTTTGATAATCTTTGCACCACGAGGTAGATACTCATCCTCCTTGTCACCCTCTTTGCCGTCCGGTATCGTCTTCCCCTTTACAAGTTTCAAGCAAAGCACAATACCGGATTGTCCACATGCTGCGTTTTGAATCTCACACCCATTTTCAGGCTTTTGATCAATTGCAATATAATTTGGAAGACCATGGTTTATCCaatcccccccccccctgcCCATACCATCTTGAAATAGGTTCATCCACACAAATCAGATGAAGGTACAAATTTTTCGCTACAATGCTCATTGAACCTTGTGACAAAGTTGTCAACAAGTTGCCATCGGTGAACATGAGTGCTCATACCATCCGGTCGCACTGGACATTGTTCACTCCAACAGATATATTTCTAGATATTGTCAAACCATTGCTGGGACATTCCTGTGCGCGGACTCTGTGTCAGCTGAGGTATTGGTGTCAAACGGGCTATTGGGctctgtgtcgaccaaggtaaCGGGCTCTATGTCAGCCGGGGTTTCAACCATTTCGGCTACCGGGGCTTAGACAATTTTttccatcaagtttccggcttccatgtctgTAATCAAAGTAGAGGTACGCCCGCTTGAAACGGATACAGGGGTGGTTGTGACATCTagaaccgttccaacaagccgcttgGAGTGCTTGTTGACGCCATATCCTACTTCTGATAGTGACAATAATTGTGACAATAGAATGCAAAGCACCCAACATGGTAGGTAGGTACTATTAAcaccaaagccttgcttcCTGGAAATTATCTCTGATTGCAGCAACATACTGTCAATGTGCCCACTGCTTGTGCTTGCTCCCTGGAAGTTGTCTCTGATTACATTTGTCCAACTGTTAATGTGACCACTGCTACTGCTAGTAACAACAACTATTTACCAATATATTTGTTGGTGGTGCTTGGAATGTTACTGTGAAAATAATGGGTGTCAACAAGGATTATATGTAGTTTGTGTTAATAGTCTTCTCCAAAACTGCAACCAGAAGGAACAAAAGTTCTAGATGTTATTGTTAGCAAAATCCAAACCACCCCATACAGTAAATAGTTGTTGTCTACTCAGAAATGCTGCTGCCTAGAATGCCTAGAATGTTTTCACATGTTAACCTATGTTAACTGCAAGTCAGCCACAACTATAGTAACCAACATTACCACCAGGAACAATATCATGGGAAGTTTCCAGTGCTTGGACAAGTACAAAGCCAAAGTATAAATGTGAACAATTTGTGAACACTCCATGATAGTCAACACCAAATGCCTGCTCTGGATGGGTAAGCAACATTTACTTTATCTAGTTTGACTGCTACTAATCCACTTCCATTAAAATGCAGGAGCAATATTATGGCTATCAGACTCTGaaaaacaaaatgcaaccacTGTATCAGTTTAGGTGGGGTAAGGGCCCTTGATTTGAAACAGGTTATGTTGTGCATTATTCTCCACCAGAGACCCTCTCCTTTGTCAATGTCAAGCAACTCATTGTGCAAGGTAGGAAGGAATATTAGCAATAAACAATTCTATAGCATGAGAACAACAGTTGAAGAATACAAAAGCATTCACTGTGCttggttttgttttctgtgagatatatatatatatatacaaTTGAGTGCATGAAAGGctatttcacagtcagtcctGTTTTCAATTGATCACTGTTTCAAACCAGTTTTAAGACAAACACAACATCTAGAATGGCCCAACAGTATTAAAATAAGCTTTTAGAATGTCAGACATTCCAGATATGAAGTAACATTGTGTCTGTTAGTAAATGTAAAAGGTGCATTTGGAATGTGGAATTGAATGCTATGGATTGTGTGGCCTAAATTAGTATGCTGTTATATGGAAGAGTTTTGCAAGGAAATGATCCAGTCAAAAATTTTCTTTGTATCAAGAAAAAAGGCTTGGTAGTCAGTGGTGGTACTTGGTAGTGGTCAGTTGGTTGGTAGTTATTGGTGGTAGTGGTCAGTTGTCAGTTGGTTGGTAGATGGTAgttgttggttggttggttggttggttggttggtagTTAGTGGTGGCAGTTATTGGTGGTAGTGGTCAGTTGTCAGTTGGTAGTTAGTGGTGGTAGTTAGTAGTGGTCAGTTGGTAGTTGTTGGTTGATGCTTTTTGACAGTAGTTGTTTATTGGTGCTTTTTGGTAGTAGTTGTTTGGTGGTTGTCTGTTTGTAGTAGTTGTTGGCTGGTAGTTTTGGTGGTCAGTTGTCAGTTGGTAGTTAGTGGTGGTAGTTGGTAGTGGTCAGTTGGTAGTTGTTGGTTGATGCTTTTTGACAGTAGTTGTTTATTGGTGCTTTTTGGTAGTAGTTGTTTGTTTCTAGTTGTCAGCTGGTACTTAGAAGTTGGTAGTAGTCAGTAGTTGGTTGGAAGTAATCAGTTGGTAGTTGTCACTCAGTTGGTAGTAGTCAGTAGTAGTCAGTAGTTGGTTGGTAGTAGTCAGTTGGTAGttgtcactcacagtcagttggTAGTGAAAGTAGTTGAGATGCATAAAAACCCGGAGGTACAACCTGGATGTGGGCATTGGGGTCTGTTAGGGGCTTGGCAGGGAGTGGGTCATGGATTTACAGCAAGAGCTGGAGTGATTGTAGCTTTTACTAAATATGTGTTATCTATTCCCTTGCAGCAAAATAGAGAGCAATAAATCAGTACGGTTGTATGAAATAGAACCCGGAGTTTACGGAATGTACAGAATTTGAGGGTGTGTTGGGTGGTCTGGTAGACCGAACCCGGATTTTACCGAACTTAGTGTTTTTTGCGGGAACGGTTGTTTGGTTTCCCTGATATACATGTATCTGATCATTTTCCATGTGTTTTTATtgattaacagtaaaacatcccttttccttctttcctCCTTTTTCCCTTgtacacatacacacaatTCACAAGAACAACCACTCAGCAAgaccaacaacaaccaccaaAGACATaacaactaacagtaacaaATCCTCATTTTGGGGATATACATGTTTGTGTGTTTCGGGTAAGTGCTGGGGCGCTGGTGGTAGTGGTACAGTGTAGTGTGTGGTGTACAGAGTGTAAtagaggaagaagaaaaggtgGTTATGGAGAAAGATATTGATCAATCAGGCTAAAATAACCTATTATATCAAGGTGGGGGGAAGGGAAAGAATTGGCCAGCCAAAGATACCAAACACGTGCTAAATCATTCGATTTTGGCTGTGCGGATCAATCGCGGCACAAATCCCGGAACAGAGGCTGAACCTCAGCAGATCGTAGCACAAGGGCTACTCTCATGCTTACAGTACCCCGTTCCATAATTAAGTCGTCTACAGAGGATTTAACTCGACCAACATTCTGCTTTGCGGTGAAATAGCGTGTTGACCCAACCAAAAGGTGGGCTATTCGTACTCCAACACCGGTCGAGGTGAATATCGTCGCTTGCCAGCATGGATTCTGACTTAGAGGCGTTCAGTCATAATCCTACGGATGATAGCTTTGCGGCATTGGCTACTCAGCCAACCGCGTTACCAAATATCCGAACCAACGGTTCCTCTCGTACTAAGTTGGATTACTGTCGCGACAACCAACTCATCAGTAGGGTAAAACTAACCTGTCTCACGACGGTCTAAACCCAGCTCACGTTCCCTGTTAGTGGGTGAACAATCCTACACTTGGTGACTTCTGCGACACAATGATAGGAAGAGCCGACATCGAAGAATCAAAAAGCAACGTCGCTATGAACGCTTGGCTGCCACAAGCCAGTTATCCCTGTGGTAACTTTTCTGACACCTCTCACTTCAAATTCCAAAAACTGAAAGGATCGATAGGCCACGATTTCTCGGTTTGTATTCGTACTGAAAATCAAAATCAAGTCAGCTTTTACCCTTTTGTTCTACATGAGATTTCTGTTCTCATTGAGCTGACCTTAGGACACCTGTGTTATTCTTTAACAGATGTGCCGCCCCAGCCAAACTCCCCACCTGACGTTGTCTCCCGCGTAGCTCGCCAAGTCTAACCAAGGCTTAATACCAGAACCAGGACCCGTGAGGGCGCTGGATGCTACGTCACGGAATAAGTAAAACAACATTACGAGTAGTGGTATTTCATGTGCGCCGAAGCTCCCACTTATTCTACACCTCATAAGTCATTTCACAACGTCGGACTAGAGTCAAGCTCAACAGGGTCTTCTTTCCCCGCTGATTCTTCCAAGCCCGTTCCCTTGGCTGTGGGTTCGCTAGATAGTAATTAGGGACAGTGGGAATCTCATTCATCCATTCATGCGCGTCACTAATTAGATGACGAGGCATTTGGCTACCTTAAGAGAGTCATAGTTACTCCCGCCGTTTACCCGCGCTTGGTTGAATTCCTTCACTTTGACATTCAGAGCACTGGGCAGAAATCACATTGCGTCAACACCGTTTCCGGCCCTCGCAATGCTTTGTTTTAATTAAACAGTCGGATTCCCCTTGTCCGTCACCAGTTCTCAGCTGGTTGTTCATCGCCGTGGGGAAAATTCCCAAGGCCAGCCCGCGAGGGCCGCCAATCAGGCCCGCCGTGAGGCAGTCCTAATCAGCAGCCACAAGCGGGCAGCCAAGAGACCCCAAAGGCCCAACCCTGAGAGCCAATCCTTTTCCCGAAGTTACGGATCTATTTTGCCGACTTCCCTTAACTACATTCTTCTATCGACTAGAGGCTGCTAACCTTGGAGACCTGATGCGGTGATGAGTACGACCAGGGGTGCGAATAAAACACGCTGCCAGGTTTTCAAGGAGCGTCGAGGGCGCACCGAAGCGGCCAAAAAGCGGCCGCCTTTACCAAGCCGCCAACCCCATCTCCGGGCAATCCGATTCCGGGGTCGGTGTCGCTTGTTaacaagaaaagaaaactCTCGTCGGGGCCCCCGCAGCTGTCCCCGGCTTCGCTTGTGTTGCCACTCAACATCCACGTCCTGGTTCGGGAATATTAACCCGATTCCCTTTCGATAGAAGGGCTCAAAAAGAGCCGCCTTGCAACGGATTTCTCCTATCTCTTAGGATCGACTAACCCACGTCCAATTGCTGTTCACGTGGAACCTTTCTCCACTTCAGTCTTCAAAGTTCTCATTTGAATATTTGCTACTACCACCAAGATCTGCACTAAAGGCCGTTTCACTCTGGCTCACGCCACGAGCTGCACAACAACCTTCACGCCCTCCTACTCACTGGCACCAAACACTTGCGCCAGTGGTGGAGTATAAGTGGCCCGCTTCAGCGCCATCCATTTTCAGGGCTAGTTCATTCGGCAGGTGAGTTGTTACACACTCCTTAGCGGATTCCGACTTCCGTGGCCACCGTCCTGCTGTCTATATGAACCAACACCTTTTGTGGGATCTAGGTGAGCGAGCACTTTGGCACTTTATCTCCACGTTCGGATCATCCCGCATCGCCAAACCAGCTTACCC is a window encoding:
- a CDS encoding predicted protein translates to MFGRDKRTGRGGSGHGCAAGEPRKGVGNTFGRCFGDPDAVATVVVQGWAEIPTFDSVGGPSFASSRLDVNKDASAGRSLGGAVKVKGAVELGMSRQFGIDAGAAKKI
- a CDS encoding predicted protein, with product MGALIGSKNSGSGLALHEFDVDGIAVVIVKNKHVVVAKIEVPEASVGGAGTREQQGIMAMNVKASGREGCRAAVIAQLSDGEERMGSEPRKNVGLAGCGGETRKGQGGNVARAKDGAVRDTDG
- a CDS encoding predicted protein produces the protein MTNAAAIPTRNGGGAHVTTPSPRLPLFALATKSLRTPACSPSTVKNAQIACKHNLARFQENFTLANDDWCLTATTGSLGYANVLAAAPSLAPATVSDTLSLPFSALSVSHSSVSSPDMTYCWTHGTSKNRRHTSATCKDNVPGHRDDATASNPIGGSTKIWTAPKPPK
- a CDS encoding predicted protein, with the protein product MIGRADIEESKSNVAMNAWLPQASYPCGNFSDTSHFKFQKLKGSIGHDFSVCIRTENQNQVSFYPFVLHEISVLIELTLGHLCYSLTDVPPQPNSPPDVVSRVARQV